CGTCTCCTCTGGATATGCCTGCAAGCAGCAAAACAAttcatcttttgtttttgacacAACTTGAGTTCgaatcaaaaggaaaagaagtaATAGCACAGAATCTAAGGTTGACCTGGAGGAGGTGGCTACTAATAAACTAGACATGCCCATGTTACTATGTTTAATTGCCAAGGATTCAAAACACAGTTATACGTGCATATGTTTGTTGCATGGTCCCAAACATGATTATGTTTCCCAAAAGACATCTATGTTTGCCTCTTTGTCGCATCTCCCATGCAAACATCTGCATGTTCCACAACACTTTTCTCGTATAATAATGTCACCCACAACTCACAAACTCAGATAACATGTTTATATTGTCAGACTCTGAATTTGATTAACCACAGCTTATAGCTCGACAGCAAAAGGCTTGATGGTCTCATTTTAATGGGGCCTTCAACATAGCTAACACAAGCGCTGAAACCACGCTTGATTTTATATCATTTATATAAGAAGTGAAGCTGAAGCAGCATTCTATTGATGAGCTTGTTCAGTTGACTTGAGAAAAGAAAGCCTACATGATCAAGATCTGTATATTGACCAAGAAACCCACGCAATCAACTGCTATGATGAAATGTGAATGAGTAGGAGGCTTACCGAGTAGTATGGGGCAGCAGACACAACACTGACGGGCTCAGGACCACCAGGGGAAGTGAGAGAATACAACGCAGCCTGATAAAGCTGGGTGGAGCCTGTCCCCACTACAATATACCGATCATCCACCACTGCATTTCCAACCACACGATGAAGCCTCCTAACTGCCTCCTGAAATTCTGGCTCCATAAACCAGCAGAGGGTGGTGAAATCGCTGATATAGCTCATCAATTGGCTCCCAGAGATCACCATCGTGCACTTGTCCTCCATCTTGCTCCAATATGATTGGAACACTGATGGGTCACCCCTGTCATcatcaaatccaaaacacCAACATTAACGATTAATCTCATGCATGTTTTAACTAAACCCACTTGATGGATTTGATTAAGGAtacaaaacccacaattaTAATTACTTAATTTTTGCAAGAAAGATGGCAGCATTGGTaagcaaagaaaaggaagGCTGGCTAGAGAGAGGAGAGATCTTACTGTTCAAGATTGAGGACACGGTCAGATGAGCAAGTAGGGCTTCTGGTGCCATTGCCATTGGCAGAGGGCAAAGAGCCTTTGTTAATGGAAGCAGAGCTCTCTGTGCCgatcatttttcttctctgtttctctAACAACACACTTAATTATTGTTGTCCAAGTTTTTGGTGTtgctctctgtctctgtctcctCGTCTGTGTTTCTCTTCacatataagaagaaaatgtgAACACCTTCGGGCATCGGGAAACATGTTGAGAGAGGTTGATGCATGCACCCTAattcacttttgttttgtgttatGGTTGGTAATATAAAATCTGATCATCATATCAAGCAGGCGTTCGTTCCTTTCGTAACTCATGGAAATCTCAATAATAACTATGACGGGATATTGATTACCTAAGCAGGCGTTCGTTCCTTTTTTAACAATTATAACACCAGGCAACATAAAGTTGAGTTCAAATTGATCTCTATTATGTTTTTGTATACACATTTTTGGTAATTATTTTGGAGATTTTAACAATTATGGGAATTACTTTGTAGATTTTTATTGCAATATGTTATTAAACAAATGTCTTGGAAATATGTTGATAATCAATTAGACGCAAAgcaatcgagaaagaattttaCAAGAGTTGATGCTTGGGGTTGGTCAGGTTTGGGGTTTGTCTAGtacctctttttttcttcatttttttaatacatcaAGTACCTCATTTTTCATGAACTATCGAGTAGCACTATTAGGTTATTtagaaatttaaataataaatttaaaaaattaaagataatcTGGTAATTAGACATTATCCTAACTCAAAATTACTCTTATCCAAACACCTCAAGTTTCTTTTGATCTCCTATCATGTTTAATCATGCCACTTTCTTTTTGAATGGCAATTTTCTATTGTGTTTTCTTTGTGCATAAAAAGAATCGTGAGCAACTTAGGAGTCGtacactttcttttttctttccgcTTTTTGTCAAACAGTAGAGTAGGTGGGTTTCATGAGTTGAGGTTTTCCCCCCCAAGTCCTTAGGCCATTTCCAGTCATATGGCTAAATGTAGTCTATAGCTATAAATTTAGCactccaaaatattaattttttaaagaatagtgtATGActaaatttttccatcttcAACCATGCAGGGCTATATTTTAGggtccttcatattttattattttgagaaaaactataGTACAACACTTATGCATTCCACTACtatgtattgtttaatttaattaaactactatttagaGACACTGTTCCACTACGTTATCTTCGGGGACTTATACAAGCCTTGCAAAGATGTTCATCTTCCACTCGTGACCAATTTCGTCCCTTTGAAGTCCAGGACATTTTTCTAACAATGTGAATTATGAAATAAGTAAAGAGAATAAATTTGTAGGAAATGTTTGGATGAAATGAGTGTGAAAAATAtttgacaaaaagaagaagtgtaGAAAGTTGTGAATAAGTAGAGAATGTGATAGAATTTGTAAGAAATGTGGAACGAAAAAAGGTAATGTTTCAAatccaattatatatatatatatatattaaaacaaaatgaatttaaatacatttaaaaaaactaaaggctAGCTGACTTCAGCGCGCTTTTAATATTAGCCTTTGGATCTGCAGTTGCACAAGATGTTCCGTACTCACGCTCACTCGTGATACTATCTCTTCTTGGAAAGCACATGCACTGGGCCCACACAAAAATTTGGCATGGGCTATTGTTGGGGTACAAGTGGCTTAGTTGAAGAGCTAAAGGGCTAAATGTGGCCCAccaaatttggccaatttttttttagccCATAACTGGAGATgagttttgcattattttaggGCTATATTTGGCATAAAGCCCATGGCTGGAGATGACCTTAGAAATCATTTTACAATGGgataaattttgaagataaggtGGATGAGGAAATAGGATAAGGGTGGAAATAGCAGTACTcgttttttaatagaaaagttTTCTTGGGTCCATTTTAATCGAAAATGAAGTTGTGGCGGCTTAAGAGATCGATTAACGGCAAATTGAATCTAGCTTAACGACTTAGGACTCGTTTGAGAGTAATTTTGAAAGGGCTAGAATCACTTATGGGGAGTAATTCTGGGAAGAGCAAGATTCAGTATTAGAAGAGATTCACATAACAAGAATAAGAATACTGGTCAAATAATTTCAAGAGTATTTGTTTGTTGCAAGGAGGGTTTTTGACTGAAAGATAAGCGAGATTATTTAACTAAAAGCTCTTGGGCAGAAACAAGGACGAGTTGTAATGCTAAAATGAGCATTAAGTTGAATGGTAAGTATTGGGTTAGCCATTTTATGGAAAACCACAATCATCCTCTTGTAAGACAAGAATGCACTAATATGTTACCGTCTCATAGAAGAATATCTGCTTCATAAGCTACTAAAGTAGATTTGATAGAAGAATATGGGATTCCACTTAGGCAGGCATATGAGTTAATGGGTACGCAAGTTGATGAAAGAGAATCTCTTAGATATATCAAACAAGATCAAAAAAATTCCCTTCGGACAAAGAGGCAAAGAAAATTGGCATATGGAGAAGCAGGAAGCTTATTAAAGTATTTTCAGAATGAAGCATTGGAAAacccctctctttttttttatgctgtGCAAGTAGATTGTGATGAATAAATTACGAATATATTTTGGGCTGATGCGAAGATGATTGTTGATTATGGTCAATTTGGtgattttgtgtgttttgacACCATGTACAAAACTAATGAAGCAAATCGTCCATTCAAAATGTTTGTGGGATTTAATCATCATAGTGAGATTGCCATTTTTGGGGCAGCATTGTTGTATGATGAGAATGCTAATTCATTTATATAGTTGTTTGAGACATTTTTAGAGGCCATGTCCAAGAAGGCCCCGCCCAAGAAGGCCCCGAAAACCTTATTTACTGATCAAGATGTTGCGATGGCTAAGGCTTGTGCACATGTGATGCGTAATACATATCATAGGCTTTGCCCATGGCACATAATGCAAAATGCCATGAAACATGTAAACAGCTTATTTAGGTGCATAGGTGGAGTTAGGagcatttctttatttgatggGGAGATTATAaatcttttgtctttttaataGAGATTATAAATACTTCTTCGATTCTATTTCCTAtatcctttcttttcttttctctttacCACTCTAGTTAGCTAGATGATAGCATGATGGTTTATGCaaggagaggaaaaaaaaaagaacataacaTAACGTTAATAAGAAGGAGATAAAAAAAACAGCTGCACATTAACTACTGTTAGTTGGGTGTTAGgggtttttattcttttttaattaggaGTAAATcgggtttttattttaggatgatgtgtcaacttttaaatcccttagattaaattttaataaggTTGCATATGAAGAATAAAAGTAAAGCAGATCATGGCAGAGAAAATCAGAGCAGAAAATTCGAATCCTATTATATTAAGGCACATCTAGAATCATACGAGCCCTTAATGTCCTACAAAAGTGAAGGAGTCAGTAGATTTGATCGCATGTAACTTGTAAGTAGCAAAATTGATGGaaattacaaaatacaaaGGTGAAGCTTTGAGCCAAAGACAATTATTGTTGACATATATTCATGCTtcacaagaaacaaaaaccatcTGACTCTTTTAGTTTGTACCGTCACATAAACGAATTAATGCATCATCTCTCTCTATATCAGGTCGGTTGAGTGactctaattttttaaagatgaATTTGCTTTTTGGTCGGATTTTGACATGAATCttccatatatatacatcTGAAGTGAAGTGCCCTCAGATTACTAAATTTAGATTCCTATCATTGATTGGGGTCAAACTTTTCTGGTCTTCAATTACTTTGTTTCGTTTGGTTTAAACACATATTATTCAATTAGACTTCAGTTCTGTTTAAGAAATAgacttattatcacaaaacgtctttaaggtttacgaaactatcaaattgcatccttaatatttttttgtgtcattcgtggtcctcaaggttagtatgcatgatcacaaatggtccatgccgttaggttccgtcaaaaactccgttaatttgctgacgtggcatatatatatatatatatcacaaaaaattcatgagGTTCACGCACCTAtcataaatggtccttacgaatttttttactttttaaattttaaaattcataaaatttttgttttctttttaaaattttatgtttttaaattattttaaaatatatatattatattttaaatacatgtgacactatattattgtaggtgtgggctccatatatattccacatcaacaaactaatggagtttttttttaataatttaaaatttataaaatttaaaaatgaaaaaactaagggtttagggttcataaatggtcctcaacattaaaatccttctataaatggttttttcatttataaataattttaaaaagaaaacaaaaaatttatgaattttaaattaaaaaataaaaaaaaattcgtagggaccatttgtgataagtgtgtgaaCCTCatggatgttttgtgatatatatgtatgtcacgttagcaaactaacggagttttttacggaacctaacggcatgAACCacttgtgattgcacataataaccttgaggaccatgagtgacacaaaaaaactatAAAGATGTAATATGATAATTTCATAAACTTTaaggacgttttgtgataataagcctaagAAATATTAAGTTGGTCCCAACACATGCATGGGGATGCATTGCATCAACAAAACATGTGCCACCAATGATGATGCATGTGGCACGTGCTAATTGATGATCACATTTTGAGCTCGAaattctattattattattatttggtcAAAGATCTCgaaattaatttaagaaaCCCTATATATGTTCAATCCTTAGCTGCATGATTCCATtgcaataaaatataattgagAAATGGGGGAAAACTCCAGTGATATATTCAACTACGGATCAccatttaatatatatatatatatacagagagatgaaaaacacGAAACAAGTTTCATATGGTTGTTTTAGGGATGAGacttctatttttgttttaggtATGAAAAACAcgaaattatttttaatttctaaaatcatttatatgtATCTCCCATATATAGGGATAAGACTTTTATTTCTTGGAAAACTAGACCTGCGAGATCCCACGCTGGAAATCCCAATTGGCTTGAAGTATTGGATCTCACAGGTCTAGTTTTCAAGAAATAAAAGTCTCATCCACATAATTATGTTAGTGTGAAGAGCATTAAGAAGCTTGGGCCTAAACGGTGTCGAAGCATCTGTATGATCCACATACGTTGGAGTTGAGAAAGAGAGGAATGGGCCAATACTTGCATGGAGACCCTAATGTTTGCTAACTAGACCCAACAACAAATTTTCTGTTGAGTTAAAGTCTGATTTTTGACTTTGAATATAATTATAACATGTTGAGATAGCGCATGATGAGGTTTTCctttttactaaaaaaaagcagaaaaaCATGTTTATCATCTAACTTTGGAAATGCCAAAGAGTTCTGATGAACAAGCTAAAGCCTACATCTCTCACTACACTACACAACACAACAAACTAGAAAATTTGTACCAGCCGGGAGGCAGGAGGGGTGGGTGGGTGGGaaattaaaaaggaagaagaaaaaaacatctACATCAGGTGAGGGAAGGGGAAGAAAGGGTACGGGTGCTAATTCAATAGCTTGCTTTGTGATTCTAGATTCTAGTTGTAGTATACTGCGTGAGAGTAAAGGGATGCTGCTGAACTAATGGTGAGTTTCGTTTGGTAAAGTCTGTGGAGTTTTTCTAAATACATGCTTTCTGCATCGTTCAAAAATGCTGTCATATATCAGATCAAATTGAACTCCTGCTCTCTCTCTATTCACAATGAAGAATATGTGATCAGCTTCCACAATCTTGTAGTACCTGCATTAATTAATCAATGCGATCAGCTTCCAACTTATCTTTTCCCTCACAGAGAAACAAGGAAGAAAAGGTAGGGATGCTCAAACAAGAGGAATTACTAACCAGATGCCTGGTTGCAAGGGGTGGCAATCTGAATCATCTTTCATGAAACGGCTCGGGTGTTCAACTGGTATAAGAGGGTAAGTCATGGAGATGGTATTGAGAGCTCCATCATTGTCCTGCCAATCCTCATCCCTGCACATACATTATTCACACAAGGCTTGAGTAACCACATGCAAAATATGGATTGTGGTAAGACTACTGATGCTTAGAAAACCAAAGCATAATATGCACTTAAAAACACACCTGTAGCCTTTATATGGGGAAGAGACATCAGGTGGGTGACGCCATTGGCTCATCTGCAATACTCTAATGAAGAGCAAGGGGTGAATTCCAAATATGCTAGACGGTACTGTGACACCCAATATCTTCTTTGTGCGCTTAGTGGCATAGCTGAAGTAGTATGTGTTGGGAAAGGAATGCAGATGGCTGTTGAGCCTTAAAGACCCTTGAATTGTAAGGTCCGGGAGGATCCAATCATCCGAAGCGAACGGGCCTGAGTTTCCCAACAGGCAATCAACAAGACCCCAAACACCCACTGTCTTCCATGAGATGTTAAAGTGATCAAACCCAAAGTTGTAATAAGCCTTCAGCCAGGGAATGTCAAGCCAATCATAAATGATCACTCCTATGCGGCATAACTGCAGCAGACATATAGGTTTCATGGTTCTTCCATCTTCTGGTCTGAGACATACGGAAACCACAATAAGTATTTTAGCACTCAAAAGTCTTTCTGttgaataacaaaagtttatttttttaaaatccgAAAATATCAAGTACAATTTCACAATTCAACTCTTGTAGCATGTGACTGGTTGGCTTATGAAACAATAAACTCCAAAGATGATGTGTGTTTGCCTCCCCAGAGTGATATAAGTTAATGTAATGTAAGTTTTTGGTGACTTCGTTTCCACTTTCTGTTGCATATGCTATTATGGCTTATTATAGACATAAAACAAAGAGACAAAAAATATGAGGTCAGATAAAAGTTTCTATCTACTTTGCTCTTTTGGCCAACCAAGTGTCTTATCAAGCATTGCATCCGTCACAGTTAAAATTTGCAATAATTTAGCTACAAAGTTTTGAACATCTAGAATAAGCTCAAATGAAACTCACTGCATCCCATCCAAGTAGGTTCTTGTTGTCCCATTGAATGCTCCCGACAATGATGTTAAGCTTAATACCCAATTCTCATTGGTGCTCTCATACCCCTTGAAAGCctgaaaacaaaaggaaacatttcagtcaaaattcaaaactactGTCtataaaccaatttcatagcTTCTTCATTAATTTGGTGATGCAATTTGGACTAACCTTATCAGCAAGCATTTGCTGCAACACACGAACGACCTGTGCTCCGGCGGAATGCCCAACAAAGTGAATAGGATGATCCTCATCCCATTCAGGGTAGTGCCCTGCATCCCAGTTACAACAAACCATGAGAAACTTGCTATGACTATGAGGCTTACAACACAAACAATTTTTATCAcagaagggataaaaatgaATGGGGAAAGCCAGAACCTTGTTCATAAAGACGACCGAACTGTGAATGCCCACAAGCCTTGCTGTGTTCTTCACCATAATCGACTCTCCCACCCTTCAAATAATAGAACAATTCACGAGCCCTGAAACCCCAAAACCCCCATAAAACCTTGTTAGCTCCAAAGggtacaaaacaaaaacagctAATATTGGATAAAAGAAAAGCtatggatgaatttcaaagGAAAAGGCTTTGAGGCTCCGAGCACAGACCTATCATAAATGCTGGTTAGAGATCCCAAATCAGGCACGAGAACCCTTTCGTCTTTCTTCTCTGCCCCGGCGAAATACGATAAAGCTCCCAATCTctgaaaaacagaggaaatgAAAAACCCAGTTACACAAAAAGGGAACAAAATCGAttagaaaacccaaaatgctCTACTTGGTTAAGGAATCAGAACCCATTTCAGAAAAAAAGCAACATACCCCTTTGCCAAATCCAAATATTCCATGAACCAAAACTATAGGAGGTAGAATTTCATTGGTTGATGTGTCTCTAGGCACCACCTCCTCTTTCACCTCAATGTTCATGTTAGGCTTAGAGAGCAATTCATTCAAAGCCTGCGATAGATCACCAGCCACAGCTGTGCTGAATATGTAAAACCCATATAGCATATGAACGATACTGCTCACAATCAGCTCCGAAAACTGCAGTGCAGCTATCCATAATCTAATCATTTTGTCCAAACTGGAAAACATTTATCCGTttttgctgcttcttcttgttcCTCCCAAAAATAgagccttcttcttctccaacccagaaaacaaaaacaaccaagAAGGCTCCTTCTTCTGCAGAATGAAAGCCTCAAGCTTTTTTAAATAGCTTGAAGCCCCCTTCTATGAAAAATCAATAGAAGGGGAAAaatcccaaaacaaaatctaTGAAACTCCGCGggtctttgttttgttatccAACCaatgggaaaaaagaaaatgaaagacagGAAAGGACTAATTTTTCTATGCTTGAGGTCTTGGGAAAAATGGGTTTTGGCTTCCTTCCCCTCGCCAAATTGCCACCACAATTCTCTCGTTTCCCAACTATATTCGTCTCACGCGAGTCACAAGACCCACAACCAATCAAAAAGCCTTACTGTTTCATTCCTTATTTTGTCGTTTGGAGGCAGACAGCAAGAGAGGccagaaaaagcaaaagcttgtagggggagaagagagagaggcctTGTTTGGTTTGGACTGGTGCAACGTGTCCTAGAGAAACTCGCtccaagaaattataaaaatccAGGTGGAGCCCTCTAAGTGGACAGCAACATTTGCTCCTCTGATATagctaaaaataaataaaataggtaATATCTAATAATAAAGATTCTGATTTATAGATAAGGTCTTTTGTTCTAACTTACCCTACAATTATATACAACAAATTTCTAGGCGTTTTTATTCAGGTCCAAGTGTGACTGTGTATGTGTTTGCGCTGGAGCTAAAAGCCGGATAAGAAATTagaagccttttttttttttttttgggtacagATTAGATTAGAAGCCCTATTTATCTCACTCCCAAAGTTGAAAggtgcctctctctctctctctctctctctctctctctctctcctcagggGACCAACTATAAACCGTATAGTCTAATAATATTAATGCCGTCTTTAATTCAATATCCAAAAGAGACCCTTCCTTTGAATCAACGCGCTTTCAAAACGTGAGGTGGATGACGCATGAGAAACTTGTTTCATATTGATCTTGATGGTTCATTAGTATTTATGATGGCCTAGAGTATGGGCATTTGGGCAACCACTTTTTGCAGCAAAGGATATTGATTGATTGAAGGATTCAATTTGGTGTCGACTGTTTATAATTATTGTTGCCCACACACGTACACAACTGCTAGCTACTAACTTCTCTTGCCATCAGTACTTCTTATTGACTTGCCTAGTCTTCACCAGAAAATAATCAATGATGATATTATTGCATGCATACATttattaacatttttttttattgcacaaaattAAGGGTcgaattcataaaattttcttttgaggcAAGATTAAGCTTACTATAGCTGAATCTCTTTGAGGCATTTTATCG
The window above is part of the Prunus dulcis chromosome 1, ALMONDv2, whole genome shotgun sequence genome. Proteins encoded here:
- the LOC117614550 gene encoding lipase-like, which produces MFSSLDKMIRLWIAALQFSELIVSSIVHMLYGFYIFSTAVAGDLSQALNELLSKPNMNIEVKEEVVPRDTSTNEILPPIVLVHGIFGFGKGRLGALSYFAGAEKKDERVLVPDLGSLTSIYDRARELFYYLKGGRVDYGEEHSKACGHSQFGRLYEQGHYPEWDEDHPIHFVGHSAGAQVVRVLQQMLADKAFKGYESTNENWVLSLTSLSGAFNGTTRTYLDGMQPEDGRTMKPICLLQLCRIGVIIYDWLDIPWLKAYYNFGFDHFNISWKTVGVWGLVDCLLGNSGPFASDDWILPDLTIQGSLRLNSHLHSFPNTYYFSYATKRTKKILGVTVPSSIFGIHPLLFIRVLQMSQWRHPPDVSSPYKGYRDEDWQDNDGALNTISMTYPLIPVEHPSRFMKDDSDCHPLQPGIWYYKIVEADHIFFIVNRERAGVQFDLIYDSIFERCRKHVFRKTPQTLPNETHH